A region from the Lysobacter antibioticus genome encodes:
- the ligD gene encoding non-homologous end-joining DNA ligase: MRKRRFDATPEPDADRGRAGRGRRKAPIFVVQLHHARARHYDFRLEADGVLKSWAVPKGPSLRAGERRLAVEVEDHPLSYADFEGDIPEGQYGAGHVDIFDHGTWRTDDDALDQIAAGKLDFELDGERLHGRFTLVRTRPVGKQQQWLLIKRSDEHARDSDADRMLDEPAAIAQPAAPLPKQVAGKSRAASAKARGAGSRGSGVRSSGVWRNVAAKIAGAVAAPMPKDVELQLATLRERPPSGSEWQFEVKWDGYRMLAYVQRGVRLQSRNKVDWSERFAHLAEAIAGLSVRSAILDGELIASDRSGRSDFGELQRLLESGQLDSLRYVIFDLLYLDGIDLRGAAQEQRRGLLREVLAASTSDALAFSEHVEGDAGQVLAASVKAGLEGIICKRADAPYHGGRSQAWIKLKHVADEEFIVVGHTPPKRGRQGFGSLLLARPGADGLAYVGRVGSGFSDAALRSLSKRLQALHSEQAAVELPGHVPFPRRSVRWVAPELVVDVHSRGRGKEGLIRQASFVRLREDKRAADLSAAVAAAQXXTHLIN; encoded by the coding sequence GTGCGCAAACGCCGCTTCGACGCCACGCCGGAGCCGGATGCCGACCGCGGCCGCGCAGGTCGAGGGCGGCGCAAGGCGCCGATCTTCGTCGTCCAGTTGCACCATGCGCGGGCCCGCCACTACGACTTCCGCCTGGAAGCCGATGGCGTGCTGAAGAGCTGGGCGGTGCCGAAGGGGCCGTCGTTGCGTGCCGGCGAGCGCCGTCTCGCGGTCGAGGTCGAAGACCACCCGCTGTCCTATGCGGATTTCGAGGGAGACATTCCCGAAGGCCAGTACGGTGCCGGCCATGTCGACATCTTCGATCATGGCACCTGGCGCACCGACGACGACGCACTCGACCAGATCGCCGCCGGCAAGCTCGATTTCGAACTCGACGGCGAGCGCCTGCACGGCCGTTTCACCCTGGTGCGGACCCGGCCCGTCGGCAAACAGCAGCAGTGGCTGCTGATCAAGCGCAGCGACGAGCATGCGCGCGACAGCGACGCCGACCGCATGCTCGACGAGCCCGCCGCGATCGCCCAACCCGCGGCGCCGCTGCCGAAACAGGTCGCCGGAAAGTCGCGAGCGGCGAGCGCCAAGGCACGCGGGGCTGGGTCACGCGGGTCCGGGGTGCGTAGTTCCGGAGTCTGGCGCAACGTCGCGGCGAAGATCGCCGGTGCCGTCGCGGCGCCGATGCCGAAAGACGTCGAATTGCAGCTGGCTACCTTGCGCGAGCGCCCGCCGAGCGGCAGCGAGTGGCAGTTCGAAGTCAAGTGGGACGGCTATCGCATGCTCGCCTACGTCCAGCGTGGCGTACGCCTGCAATCGCGCAACAAGGTCGATTGGAGCGAGCGCTTCGCGCACCTGGCCGAGGCCATCGCTGGCCTGTCGGTGCGCAGCGCGATCCTCGACGGCGAGTTGATCGCCTCCGACCGCAGCGGCCGCAGCGATTTCGGCGAGTTGCAGCGCTTGCTCGAATCCGGGCAGTTGGATTCGCTGCGCTATGTGATCTTCGACCTGCTGTATCTGGACGGCATCGACCTGCGCGGCGCGGCGCAGGAGCAGCGCCGAGGCTTGCTGCGCGAGGTGTTGGCGGCCTCGACCTCGGACGCGCTGGCCTTCAGCGAACATGTCGAAGGCGATGCCGGGCAGGTGCTGGCGGCGAGCGTTAAGGCCGGCCTGGAAGGCATCATCTGCAAGCGCGCCGATGCGCCTTACCACGGTGGCCGCAGCCAGGCCTGGATCAAGCTCAAGCACGTCGCCGACGAGGAATTCATCGTCGTCGGGCATACGCCGCCGAAGCGCGGCCGCCAGGGGTTCGGCTCCCTGCTGTTGGCCCGGCCCGGCGCCGACGGTCTGGCGTATGTCGGCCGTGTCGGCAGCGGTTTCAGCGATGCGGCGCTGCGCAGCCTGAGCAAGCGCCTGCAGGCGCTGCACAGCGAACAGGCAGCGGTGGAACTGCCCGGGCACGTGCCGTTTCCGCGACGTTCGGTGCGCTGGGTCGCGCCGGAACTGGTCGTCGACGTGCATTCGCGTGGACGCGGCAAGGAAGGCCTGATCCGCCAGGCCAGCTTCGTGCGGCTGCGCGAGGACAAACGGGCCGCCGACCTGAGCGCCGCCGTCGCGGCCGCGCAGNNNNNCACACACTTAATTAATTAA
- a CDS encoding Ku protein produces MARPIWTGTLSFGLLNIPVKLMTGERRVDLHFRMLDSRNKAPIRYERVNEETGEEVPWKEIVKAFEYDKGSYVVIEEADIAAAAPDHKETVDIDTFVDAASIGAEFYEKPYVLEPGKKAEKGYVLLREVLKRTGMVGVGRVVIRTREYLAAVVPQDDALMLMILRYAQELVDPSDYKLPEGGMAKWKISAREVEMAEQLIKSMSGEWKPDSYKDDFRQRLHKVIEQRVKSKKVVRGKPSDETKLPENAATNVIDFAELLKRSLEKKGGQGAGKRAAKKAPAKKTAKAAKKRTRKSA; encoded by the coding sequence ATGGCGCGCCCGATCTGGACCGGAACCCTGTCGTTCGGATTGCTCAACATCCCGGTCAAACTGATGACCGGCGAGCGCCGCGTCGACCTGCATTTCCGCATGCTGGACAGCCGCAACAAAGCGCCGATCCGTTACGAGCGGGTCAATGAAGAGACCGGCGAAGAAGTGCCGTGGAAGGAAATCGTCAAGGCCTTCGAGTACGACAAGGGCAGTTACGTGGTGATCGAGGAGGCCGATATCGCCGCGGCCGCGCCGGACCACAAGGAAACCGTCGATATCGATACCTTCGTCGACGCCGCTTCGATCGGCGCCGAGTTCTACGAGAAGCCCTATGTGCTCGAACCCGGCAAGAAAGCCGAGAAAGGCTACGTCCTGCTGCGCGAGGTGCTCAAGCGCACCGGCATGGTCGGCGTGGGCCGGGTGGTGATCCGCACCCGCGAATACCTGGCGGCGGTGGTGCCGCAGGACGACGCCCTGATGCTGATGATCCTGCGCTACGCCCAGGAATTGGTCGACCCCAGCGATTACAAGCTGCCCGAGGGCGGCATGGCGAAGTGGAAGATATCCGCGCGCGAGGTCGAGATGGCCGAGCAGTTGATCAAGTCGATGAGCGGCGAATGGAAGCCGGACAGCTACAAGGACGACTTCCGCCAACGCCTGCACAAGGTCATCGAGCAGCGGGTTAAGTCGAAGAAGGTCGTGCGCGGCAAGCCCAGCGACGAAACCAAGCTGCCGGAAAACGCCGCGACCAACGTCATCGACTTCGCCGAACTGCTCAAGCGCAGCCTGGAGAAGAAGGGCGGGCAGGGTGCGGGCAAGCGCGCGGCCAAGAAAGCCCCGGCCAAGAAGACCGCGAAGGCGGCCAAGAAGCGCACGCGCAAGTCGGCGTGA